The Sphaerisporangium siamense genome includes the window GCCCACTTGGGCTCGGCTGTCCGTTTGTGCGTGGGGGGTCGGGCCGAGACAATGTAGCCTCTCGTGCCGGCCTGATTTCTCGCGGAGACGGAGATAAGCGTCTCCGACGTCGTAGGTGTGGTGACGTTGTCGTGCCTCCACACCTACGACGCTTGGCACGCTCTGGGCGCCCGGTGTCGACCTTAGAACAGGTCATCCACCCCGTACCGGTTTGAGGTGAATACGATCGTTCTGCCATCAAACGAAAGATCCGGTTCGAATTCCTCCGCGTCCGTCGTGAGCGGCAAGAGTGGCAGGAGCGGCAAGTTGTATACAGGGCCGTACGTTTCCTGATCGCCCGCAGGCCGACCGGGTGCCTCCTGCTCGACGGCTGAGTCGTCCCAGGACTGGGCGGATGCGGCAGCCGGGGCTGTCACGAGTAGAAACCCCGCTGCGACAGCGATGAGGCCGAAGCGAGTGGTTCTCGTCATCGCTCACCTTCCTTGAAGAGCCGAATATCTGCTCGTGGATACCCCGCGCCTTTGTCGGTAGTGCGCCGACACGCCATTTATGACCGATTTCATGCCGAGAGAGGGCATATTTCGGATACGGCCCTCCCGGACTCGCCCTGAGCGGCGATAAGGCGTCCGGCTGGCAGTCGGCGGCCGGCCTGGCGCCCTGACCAACCAATCTTCATGCCGTGCTCGGTCAGGACACGGCAGATCGGCTCGACGCCGAACAGGTGCCGGTGTTCGTCGATGAAGGTCACGAGTGGGTGTGTGGCCGGTCGAGCTCGGCCGCGAAGAAAGCCGAGGCGGCCTTCAGGATCTCGTTCGCTCGACGTGGTTCGGCGTTCTCTCGGCGCAGCCGTTTCAGCTCGGCTGACTCATCCGTGGTGCGGCCGGGCCGGCTGCCCTCGTCGATCTGTGCCTGGCGGATCCAGGTGCGCAGTGTTTCGGCGGTGCCGATGCCGAGCCTGGTCGCCACCGCGTTGATCGTGGCCCACTCGGTGGGGTAGTCCGGCCGCACCTCGGCGACCATGCGAACCGCTCGACGGCGCAACTCGGCTGGGTAGGGAGACTTGCCTGGCATGGACTCGACCTCTCAAGAGATCAAGTCTCCACCGAAACCGGGGCGATTCAATTGAAGAACGCGATCCCGCGAGCCGAGCACCAGTACGAGGTTTATTTGGTGGAGCGGCGTAAGGAGATGAACCAGTGAGCAGCTACCGAAAGTGGCGCGACAGCAATCACCTGGAGCGGGCCATCGAAACCCAGGGGGGCCTGAGCGGTTCGAGGACGGAGTCCGACAGCTGGGCGAGGAGTCGCAAGGATGGCGACTCGCCGAGATGCGCAAGCGCCGTGGGCTCAACCAGTTGCAGGTCGCTGAGCGCATGGGTATCTCTGTGGCACGCGTCTCCCAGATCGAGAAGGGTGACGTGTCCACCCGCGAGGTCCTGGACCGCTACGTCGCGGCCCTTGGCGGCGTTCTGAAACTGGTTGCGGACTTTGGTGACGAGCAGCTGAAGGTCAGCTGACCAAGCCCGATCACCTACTGCTGTAACTCGGTGGCGACTCGGTGTGGGTGAGTGACCAACCGGGTGACAATCGTCCCGTACAAGCCCGGACGGCTCCGGACATCCGCGCACGATTACTGCAGGTGGTGGCGTGGTCTGCAGCGTTTAGGACCCTCATCGGGGTTGCTTCGCATAGAAGGGGTCAGGGGTTCGAATCCCCTCAGCTCCACCCAGGGCCGTTCTTGATTTGGCTCAAGAACGCTTGATGAGGTCCCGTCCGATCGCTTGATCGGGCGGGACCTCGTCGTTTCCGAGGTTTTGTGGCCGCTGGACGGGCTGATTGTGGCTTGTGTGGTGTTCCTTGGTGCAGGCTCCGAGGAGCATGACGCCGGTTCTGCAGCCACATCTCGGCAGAGGAGCAATCCGAGTGTGGCGACGGTGTGGAGGTATGCGGCGGGTAGCGTGCAAAGCATCCTGCGGATGAGGTATCGCCCTTACCGTCGCAAAGTATGCAGACAGTGGATGTACTGGTCGTAGGTGCGGGCCTGGCCGGCCTGCGCACGGCCCGGCTGCTCGCGCGACGGGAACTGAACGTGATGGTGGTCGACCGTCGCAGGTCGCTGTCCACGGGCATCCGCACGACGGGGATCTTCGTACGCCGCACCCTCGATGACTTCGACGTGCCGGATCACCTGCTCGGGCCGGGTGTCCGGGATGTGCTGCTGTATCCGCCGTCGCGGCGGGCACCGATCAGGCTCACCAGCGACCGGGACGAGTTCCGCGTGGCCGACATGGCGGGTGTCTACGAGCACGCGCATCGCGCGGCGGAGTCAGCCGGGGCACGGGTCCTCTTGGGCGTACGGTATGTCGGCGCGTCGATGGGCGTTGTGCAGCTCGCGGGTGCGGAACCGGTGAGGGCCCGGTTCATCGTCGGCGCGGACGGCGCCCGCTCCCGAGTGGCTCGTGATCTCGGCCTTGATGTCAACCGCCGCTTTCTCGTCGGTGCCGAGATCGTCCACCCGATCGCGCCGGGCACGAGCCGCCCGGCGTTCCACTGCGTACTCGACCCCCGGATCGCTCCGGGGTACCTGGGATGGGTCATCGACGACGGCCGGCACGCGCATGTCGGCGTCGCGGGATATCCGAACGCGATGCGCACCGGCGTCCGCCACCTGCTGGACGCCTTCGCCGCGGATGCGCCCGGCAGTACACCGTCGGCCGGGCCGGTCGAGCGCCGAGGTGGTCCGATCCCGGTCGGCGGTGTGCTGCGACGGCTGGCGTGCCCCGCCGGACTGCTCGTCGGAGACGCGGCGGGCGCGGTGTCGCCGCTGACGGCCGGTGGGTTGGATCCCTGTTTACGCATGTCCGAACTGGCCGCGGCGGTCATCGCCGGGTATCTGCGTACCGGCGACCAACGCATGCTGAGCCGGTACGACGGGGACGCGTTGCGGAGCCGGTTCCGAGGCCGGCTGTTGTTGCGCCGCGTGTTCGCCGGCATCCGATCCCCCGCTGCGGCGGAGGCGGCGGTGGCTGTGCTGCGCGGTCGTGCCGGTCGGGCCCTGGCGGCGCGGATCCTGTTCGGCGACGGCTCGTTTCCCGAAGTCGACCCACGGCTCGCGGATCTGGCGATCGACCACTCTTACCGGTGACGCCGACCGGCTCCCCTGTGACGGGGCGGGCATGCGCCGGAGGGCTGTGGGTGGGTCAGGAGAGGCCCTTGATGATTCCGGCGGCGAACTCGGAGATCCAGGCGCCGATGGTGCGGCCCCAGGTGGTGGTGCCGAAGAACATGCCGAACAGGCAGGCGGTGATGAAGGTGGGCCACTGGCGTCCCTTGAGCATGAACGTGCAGACGGCGATCACACCGAAGATCAGGGTGAGGACAGCCTGCATGGCGGCCGCGGTCATGGGGCGACTCCTGGAGTGGGGGACGGCCGGATGCCGGCCTGC containing:
- a CDS encoding helix-turn-helix domain-containing protein codes for the protein MRKRRGLNQLQVAERMGISVARVSQIEKGDVSTREVLDRYVAALGGVLKLVADFGDEQLKVS
- a CDS encoding NAD(P)/FAD-dependent oxidoreductase, whose protein sequence is MQTVDVLVVGAGLAGLRTARLLARRELNVMVVDRRRSLSTGIRTTGIFVRRTLDDFDVPDHLLGPGVRDVLLYPPSRRAPIRLTSDRDEFRVADMAGVYEHAHRAAESAGARVLLGVRYVGASMGVVQLAGAEPVRARFIVGADGARSRVARDLGLDVNRRFLVGAEIVHPIAPGTSRPAFHCVLDPRIAPGYLGWVIDDGRHAHVGVAGYPNAMRTGVRHLLDAFAADAPGSTPSAGPVERRGGPIPVGGVLRRLACPAGLLVGDAAGAVSPLTAGGLDPCLRMSELAAAVIAGYLRTGDQRMLSRYDGDALRSRFRGRLLLRRVFAGIRSPAAAEAAVAVLRGRAGRALAARILFGDGSFPEVDPRLADLAIDHSYR